One region of Chitinophaga varians genomic DNA includes:
- the smc gene encoding chromosome segregation protein SMC, which produces MRLKTLEIKGFKSFADKTVLNFDEGITGVIGPNGCGKSNIIDSIRWVIGEHKISNLRSENQSGLVFNGSKTRSASGMAEVSLTFENTKNVLPTEFTTVTITRKFYKNGDSEYRLNDVACRLKDIHNLFMDTGVSTDSYAIIELGMVDDIIRDKENSRRRMLEQAAGISIYKTRKKEAKSKLEATEGDLNRIEDLLFEINNNLKTLESQARKAERFYEVKKEYREISIELAKAALEGFNVTFRELSDKQQEESDRKLQLETEITTAEAAVEQDKLHFVAKERELQVLQKSFNELVATIRTKENDKNLAAQQLTYLREREKNITDFLSNAEGQLQGLTTSIEFTEKQVVEEAEVFESMEDELETLREMVEEKKERFQQKKLALETLRNDQQRWQRQQFEAEKKVAVADTSVQNLQRGIQQLQEEKNSRLQQITQLEAEKETLQQTITTSKTELDEMVRFQEETKGKILATQSDIEGLRDQLVDENRKLDSKKNEFDLLKSLVDSLEGYPESIKFLKKNPEWNNEAPILSDVFFCKEEYRTCVENLLEPYLNYYVVNNVAEAVQAIQLLDIHKKGKANFFILDQFRIPANGLLAPAGTIPALDVVEIEEKYKGLGYHLLGKVFIGEDITRLEFSQVSDDEICLVEKSGRMHRGKFNITGGSVGLFEGKKLGRAKNLEKLEAEIKDLEATVGSLRVQIQDKHNQVLGYNSQLNENNINAAREKINQLNNQLFGLQNRIENFHHLIESGDKRLEEMQQSLTNNQESISGVREELENLNDRVGELQDAITEADRTAQEVEQQFNMANVQFNNQNLQHTRQHSKVQALKQELEFKRKQLTDLHAQITSNKAQLEDAVANIATADEKRSAAEDGLVELFRQREEEEKALNEKDQEYYNFRNHLQELETTLRTKQRAREQLEQQLNVIKDKVNELKLQLASMKERLSVEFKVNLDEIIDEQRTSELPVDELQGSAERLKKRLENMGEINPTAIEAYQEMKKRYEFILEQKTDLVNAKDSLLATIQEVETTANQKFLDTFNTVKENFIRVFKALFTEEDQCDMILSDPENLADTGIEIIAKPKGKRPAAITQLSGGEKTLTATALLFAIYLIKPAPFCILDEVDAPLDDANVGKFTNMIRKFSDNSQFIIVTHNKQTMAAVDVIYGVTMQEPGVSKLVPVDFRSLN; this is translated from the coding sequence GTGCGCTTAAAAACACTAGAAATTAAAGGCTTTAAAAGTTTTGCCGATAAAACCGTTCTGAACTTTGACGAAGGGATAACAGGTGTCATCGGGCCCAACGGCTGCGGCAAAAGTAATATCATCGACTCCATCCGCTGGGTGATCGGGGAACATAAAATCAGCAACCTGCGGTCTGAAAACCAGTCAGGGCTGGTGTTCAACGGTTCCAAAACACGCTCTGCCAGCGGTATGGCAGAAGTAAGCCTTACCTTTGAAAATACCAAAAACGTACTTCCCACCGAATTCACAACGGTGACCATTACCCGTAAATTCTATAAAAACGGGGACAGCGAGTATCGCCTCAACGATGTGGCCTGCCGCCTCAAAGACATCCATAACCTCTTCATGGACACCGGCGTCAGCACGGACTCCTACGCCATCATCGAGCTCGGGATGGTGGACGATATCATCAGAGACAAGGAAAACAGCCGTCGCCGTATGCTGGAGCAAGCGGCAGGCATCTCCATATACAAAACCCGTAAAAAAGAAGCCAAATCCAAACTGGAAGCTACAGAGGGCGACCTTAACCGCATCGAAGACCTCCTGTTTGAAATCAATAACAACCTGAAAACGCTGGAAAGCCAGGCCCGTAAAGCAGAACGCTTCTACGAGGTGAAAAAGGAATACCGCGAAATCAGTATCGAACTGGCCAAAGCCGCACTGGAAGGATTTAATGTCACCTTCCGGGAACTGTCTGACAAACAACAGGAAGAAAGCGACCGCAAACTGCAGCTGGAAACAGAGATCACCACTGCGGAAGCCGCCGTGGAGCAGGATAAACTGCACTTCGTGGCCAAAGAACGGGAACTGCAGGTGCTCCAGAAATCGTTCAACGAACTGGTGGCCACCATCCGTACCAAAGAAAATGACAAAAACCTCGCCGCCCAACAGCTGACTTACCTGCGGGAACGCGAAAAAAATATTACCGACTTCCTCAGCAACGCAGAAGGACAACTGCAGGGACTCACCACCTCCATCGAGTTTACCGAGAAACAGGTAGTGGAAGAAGCGGAAGTCTTTGAATCTATGGAAGATGAACTGGAAACCCTCCGCGAAATGGTGGAGGAGAAAAAAGAACGCTTCCAGCAAAAGAAACTGGCCCTCGAAACCCTGCGAAACGACCAGCAACGCTGGCAACGCCAACAGTTTGAGGCGGAAAAGAAAGTAGCGGTGGCAGACACCTCTGTGCAGAACCTGCAACGGGGTATCCAGCAGCTGCAGGAAGAAAAGAACAGCCGCCTGCAACAAATCACCCAACTGGAAGCCGAAAAAGAAACACTGCAGCAAACCATCACCACCAGCAAAACAGAACTGGACGAGATGGTACGCTTCCAGGAAGAAACAAAAGGCAAGATACTGGCCACCCAGTCAGATATCGAAGGACTGAGGGACCAGCTGGTGGATGAAAACCGTAAGCTGGATTCCAAAAAGAATGAATTTGACCTGCTGAAGTCCCTGGTAGACAGCCTGGAAGGATACCCCGAAAGCATCAAATTCCTGAAAAAGAACCCGGAATGGAACAATGAAGCGCCTATTCTGAGCGACGTCTTTTTCTGTAAAGAGGAGTATCGCACCTGTGTGGAAAATCTCCTGGAGCCTTACCTGAACTACTACGTTGTTAATAATGTGGCGGAAGCCGTACAGGCTATCCAGTTGCTGGACATCCATAAAAAAGGCAAAGCCAATTTCTTTATCCTCGATCAGTTCCGGATTCCCGCCAACGGCCTGCTGGCGCCCGCCGGCACCATACCGGCCCTGGACGTAGTGGAAATTGAAGAGAAATACAAAGGCCTCGGCTATCACCTGCTGGGCAAAGTATTCATCGGGGAAGACATTACCCGTCTCGAATTCAGCCAGGTATCCGACGATGAGATCTGCCTGGTGGAGAAATCAGGCCGCATGCACCGGGGCAAATTCAATATCACCGGTGGCTCTGTAGGCCTGTTTGAAGGCAAAAAGCTGGGGCGCGCCAAGAACCTGGAGAAACTGGAAGCGGAGATCAAAGATCTGGAGGCTACCGTAGGCAGCCTGCGCGTACAGATACAGGACAAACACAACCAGGTGCTCGGCTATAACAGCCAGCTCAATGAAAATAATATCAATGCGGCCCGCGAAAAGATCAATCAGCTGAACAACCAGCTGTTTGGCCTGCAGAACAGGATCGAAAACTTCCATCACCTGATAGAAAGCGGCGACAAGCGGCTGGAAGAGATGCAGCAATCACTGACTAATAACCAGGAGAGCATCTCCGGTGTACGCGAGGAACTGGAAAACCTCAACGACAGGGTGGGAGAGCTGCAGGATGCCATCACGGAGGCCGACAGAACGGCCCAGGAAGTGGAGCAGCAGTTCAATATGGCCAATGTACAGTTTAACAACCAGAACCTGCAACATACCCGTCAGCATAGTAAAGTGCAGGCGCTCAAACAGGAACTGGAATTTAAACGCAAGCAACTGACAGACCTGCATGCGCAGATCACCAGCAATAAAGCCCAGCTGGAAGACGCGGTGGCCAATATTGCGACGGCAGACGAGAAACGCAGCGCGGCAGAAGACGGACTGGTAGAGCTGTTCCGTCAGCGTGAGGAAGAAGAAAAAGCACTCAACGAAAAAGACCAGGAATACTATAATTTCCGTAACCACCTCCAGGAACTGGAAACAACGCTGCGCACCAAACAAAGGGCCCGCGAACAGCTGGAACAGCAGCTCAATGTCATCAAAGACAAGGTGAATGAGCTGAAGTTACAACTGGCTTCCATGAAAGAACGCCTGAGCGTGGAGTTTAAGGTTAACCTGGACGAAATCATCGATGAACAACGTACCTCTGAACTGCCGGTAGATGAACTGCAGGGCAGCGCAGAACGCCTGAAAAAACGCCTCGAGAACATGGGGGAAATCAACCCTACTGCTATTGAAGCCTACCAGGAAATGAAAAAACGGTACGAGTTCATCCTGGAACAGAAAACAGACCTGGTAAACGCAAAAGATTCCCTGCTGGCAACCATCCAGGAAGTGGAAACCACTGCCAACCAGAAATTCCTCGATACATTCAACACCGTTAAAGAGAATTTTATCCGCGTATTTAAAGCCCTCTTTACCGAGGAAGACCAGTGCGACATGATCCTGAGCGATCCTGAGAACCTGGCCGATACGGGAATCGAAATCATTGCAAAACCCAAAGGCAAACGTCCGGCAGCCATTACCCAGCTTTCCGGTGGAGAGAAAACCCTCACGGCCACCGCCCTGCTGTTTGCCATCTACCTGATCAAACCCGCGCCATTCTGTATTCTGGATGAGGTAGACGCGCCGCTCGATGATGCCAATGTGGGCAAATTCACCAACATGATCAGAAAATTCTCTGATAATTCACAGTTTATTATTGTAACACACAATAAACAAACGATGGCCGCCGTGGACGTGATTTATGGGGTTACTATGCAGGAACCCGGGGTGAGCAAACTGGTACCGGTGGACTTCAGGAGTTTAAACTGA
- a CDS encoding DUF4259 domain-containing protein, which yields MGAWGTRNFENDGSQDWVFDVIDSKDGGLVTDTLARIINNTETLEVSDCEEGLAAAELVAALMGKPSEDFPEDPLDKLDILNLIATKGLRSQAVAAVNKILSASEMKNYWEEAGSLDAWTAVQASLVKRLEL from the coding sequence ATGGGCGCATGGGGCACCAGGAATTTTGAAAATGATGGATCACAAGACTGGGTTTTTGACGTGATCGACAGCAAAGATGGTGGTTTGGTAACTGATACGCTGGCACGTATCATCAACAACACCGAAACTCTGGAAGTATCTGATTGCGAAGAAGGATTAGCCGCCGCTGAACTGGTGGCAGCGCTGATGGGCAAGCCAAGCGAAGACTTTCCCGAAGATCCGCTGGACAAACTGGACATCCTGAACCTGATCGCAACAAAAGGTTTAAGAAGCCAGGCCGTTGCTGCTGTAAACAAAATATTGAGCGCATCAGAAATGAAAAATTACTGGGAAGAAGCCGGTAGCCTCGACGCATGGACAGCTGTTCAGGCTTCCCTGGTGAAAAGACTGGAACTCTAA
- a CDS encoding outer membrane beta-barrel family protein — translation MTQKGIWLLLLLCISVTLQARQQGGSITGQVADSVSRKPVEFATVVLMQAADRKTVAHTLTDNKGDFRFTGVAYGVYRIGITMLGYAPLLLDTIRVDAANAAHRLSPRYLSTTTQQLSGVTVAGKKPLIELQDEKLIYNVENDIDKDNSSASDIMRKIPMLTVDADGTIKLKGQTNYKVLLNGRATSLITKDPKEALKAYPASIIKKIEIITEPSAKYDAEGIGGIINIITQRGVIGYNGSLFTNYNTIGRYSGGGSISARRKKVGITAYAGGNIDQSHNSNTISRQSLLPGDKGLLEQSTEFKRDNKMLYGSLEMTYDIDTANSLTIFGNGNISKMTQLMPQISHWSDSTGKPIQSGTNNSDSYSQGHGTGAGLDYQHKFRKPGHELSLVFNMVNSYGDGHTDNSQVYVPGTDSFYRNNTVFTNRAIVTQADYSLPLPHEQFLETGFKGTFQYNTNTATQEVRNKEGAMVPNPSRENIFNTTLNVLAFYVTYRFKIGTKLSVKPGFRLEQTHQTGDFVSTKTRINSDYLSPIPTVNITWQLQPMTSLSFSYSRRLERPNIFAMNPYVNDNDPYNIFYGNPNLKPSYANSFGAYFNKIMEKITFNAGLDYTFINNSIQNIITVDPAKGISATTYDNIGKSNSVGISTSMRFALTKKWNVSINGRGSHSNFSDGNTIRSSGFSGSAYFNTDYNFGHSFRADGYCYFYSGSPSVQGTSGSNTGYGFTLRKDFLDRKLSVSIAADQPFRKQRPAISETNDPAFHRVYTSYFPANTYTFSVSWRFGKLTTSATRNKSVIDTGM, via the coding sequence ATGACGCAAAAAGGCATATGGCTGTTGCTCCTGTTATGCATTAGTGTGACCCTGCAGGCCCGCCAGCAGGGAGGCTCCATCACCGGCCAGGTGGCCGACAGTGTTTCCCGTAAACCCGTGGAATTTGCTACGGTAGTCCTCATGCAGGCGGCCGACCGCAAAACGGTGGCCCACACGCTGACGGACAACAAGGGCGATTTCCGCTTTACCGGTGTGGCCTATGGCGTTTATCGGATCGGGATCACTATGCTGGGTTATGCCCCCCTCCTCCTGGACACCATCCGGGTAGACGCCGCCAATGCGGCCCACCGCCTCAGTCCCCGTTATCTCTCCACCACCACGCAACAGCTGAGCGGCGTCACCGTCGCCGGCAAAAAGCCCCTGATAGAACTGCAAGATGAGAAACTCATCTACAACGTGGAAAACGATATCGACAAAGACAACAGCTCCGCCTCCGATATCATGCGCAAAATCCCGATGCTGACGGTAGACGCTGACGGCACCATCAAACTGAAAGGCCAGACCAACTACAAAGTGCTGCTCAACGGCCGCGCCACCTCCCTCATCACCAAAGACCCCAAGGAAGCCCTGAAAGCCTATCCGGCCAGCATCATCAAAAAAATAGAGATCATCACCGAACCGTCCGCCAAATACGATGCAGAAGGCATCGGCGGCATCATCAATATCATCACCCAACGCGGCGTAATTGGCTACAATGGCAGCCTCTTTACCAACTATAACACCATCGGCAGGTACAGCGGCGGTGGCTCCATCAGCGCCCGCAGAAAAAAAGTCGGTATCACCGCCTACGCCGGCGGCAATATCGACCAAAGCCACAACAGCAACACCATCAGCCGGCAAAGCCTCCTCCCCGGCGACAAAGGCCTGCTGGAACAAAGCACGGAGTTCAAACGCGACAACAAAATGCTCTACGGCAGCCTGGAAATGACCTACGACATCGACACGGCCAACAGCCTCACCATCTTCGGCAACGGCAACATCAGCAAAATGACACAGCTGATGCCGCAGATCAGTCACTGGTCAGACAGCACCGGCAAACCCATACAATCCGGCACCAACAACAGCGACTCCTACAGCCAGGGCCATGGCACCGGCGCAGGACTGGACTATCAGCATAAATTCCGGAAACCGGGACATGAACTGTCACTGGTGTTTAACATGGTCAACAGCTACGGGGACGGCCATACAGACAACAGCCAGGTGTATGTGCCCGGCACCGACAGCTTTTACCGCAACAACACGGTTTTCACCAACCGCGCCATCGTCACGCAGGCCGACTATTCCCTGCCACTGCCACATGAACAGTTCCTGGAAACAGGCTTCAAAGGCACTTTTCAATATAACACCAATACCGCCACCCAGGAAGTACGCAATAAAGAAGGGGCCATGGTGCCCAATCCCAGCCGCGAAAATATTTTCAATACAACCTTGAACGTCCTCGCTTTTTATGTCACCTACCGCTTTAAAATAGGTACCAAACTAAGCGTGAAGCCAGGCTTCAGGTTGGAACAGACACACCAGACCGGGGATTTTGTGTCTACCAAAACCCGGATCAACAGCGACTACCTCAGCCCCATTCCTACCGTAAACATCACCTGGCAGCTGCAACCCATGACCAGCCTGTCGTTCTCCTACAGCCGCCGTTTGGAACGGCCCAATATATTTGCGATGAACCCCTATGTCAATGACAACGACCCCTATAACATTTTCTATGGCAACCCTAACCTGAAACCGTCTTACGCCAACAGCTTCGGGGCCTATTTCAATAAGATCATGGAGAAGATCACCTTTAACGCAGGGCTGGATTACACTTTCATCAACAATTCCATCCAGAACATCATCACTGTAGACCCGGCAAAAGGAATCTCCGCTACGACCTATGACAACATCGGTAAATCCAACAGCGTAGGCATCAGCACCAGCATGCGTTTTGCCCTGACGAAAAAATGGAACGTCAGCATCAACGGACGTGGCAGCCACAGTAATTTCAGCGATGGCAACACTATCCGCAGCAGCGGTTTTTCAGGCAGCGCCTACTTTAATACCGACTATAATTTTGGCCACAGCTTCCGGGCAGATGGGTACTGCTACTTTTATAGCGGCTCTCCCAGCGTACAAGGCACCAGCGGCTCCAACACAGGCTATGGCTTTACCCTGCGCAAGGATTTCCTGGACAGGAAACTGTCTGTCAGCATCGCCGCAGACCAGCCTTTCCGCAAACAAAGACCGGCCATTTCAGAAACCAATGACCCCGCCTTCCACCGGGTATATACCTCCTATTTCCCTGCCAACACTTACACCTTCTCTGTCAGCTGGCGCTTCGGCAAACTAACGACCAGCGCTACACGAAATAAGAGCGTCATAGATACAGGGATGTAA